In Candidatus Saccharibacteria bacterium oral taxon 488, a single window of DNA contains:
- the gatA gene encoding Asp-tRNA(Asn)/Glu-tRNA(Gln) amidotransferase subunit GatA, giving the protein MSQISDFAGKSAVENVKEALRRVRDIEDYHALLSLTEERALERAAKVDGGEISGRLAGVPFVVKDNFLAFGAPTTAASKMLENFNAPLQATAVEKLEAEGAICIGKANLDAFAHGGSTENSAFGPTKNAADKTRVAGGSSGGSAVATALDVVPFALGTDTGGSIRQPASFNGVVGVKPTYGAVSRYGVVAMASSTDTIGCFATNADDANLVMEIMAGRDDKDMTTLPDFWQNQPGFTKKKIGLVKQCMTDDVDAAVRQKTLDYAEKLKQLGYEIEEVNLDMMQYSLAMYYIIVPAELSSNLARYDGVRYGHRAAEIKTLAELYGCSRNEGFMTENKRRIMIGSFVLSSGFFDAYYMQAQKARTLLINEFKQLFAEYDALLTPTAPTPAFKLGENTSDPIKMYLSDIMTVPASLAGLPAISVPAGSNDEGLPIGVQLVGNYRSDGSLLKLAAEVEVI; this is encoded by the coding sequence ATGAGCCAGATTAGTGATTTTGCCGGAAAAAGCGCAGTCGAAAATGTCAAGGAAGCTTTGCGGCGGGTGCGCGACATTGAAGATTATCACGCACTGCTCAGTTTGACAGAAGAGCGGGCTTTGGAGCGAGCCGCGAAGGTTGATGGGGGTGAAATTTCTGGCAGGCTGGCTGGTGTGCCATTTGTAGTGAAGGATAATTTCTTGGCCTTTGGCGCACCGACGACTGCTGCCTCAAAAATGCTCGAGAATTTTAACGCGCCGCTGCAGGCGACGGCGGTTGAAAAATTGGAGGCCGAAGGTGCAATTTGCATCGGCAAGGCGAACTTGGACGCCTTTGCTCACGGCGGTTCGACGGAAAATTCAGCCTTTGGTCCGACCAAAAACGCTGCGGATAAAACTCGAGTAGCCGGCGGCTCGTCGGGCGGCTCGGCGGTAGCAACGGCGCTTGACGTGGTGCCGTTTGCGCTGGGAACAGATACTGGCGGTTCAATTCGCCAGCCCGCCAGCTTTAACGGCGTGGTCGGTGTCAAGCCAACCTACGGCGCGGTCAGCCGCTACGGCGTGGTGGCTATGGCCTCGAGCACGGATACCATTGGTTGCTTTGCGACGAACGCTGATGACGCTAATCTGGTGATGGAAATCATGGCGGGTCGTGACGACAAGGATATGACCACGCTGCCTGACTTTTGGCAGAACCAACCAGGCTTTACTAAGAAGAAAATTGGTTTGGTTAAACAATGTATGACTGACGATGTGGACGCGGCAGTTCGCCAGAAAACGCTTGATTATGCTGAAAAACTAAAGCAATTGGGCTATGAAATTGAAGAGGTAAATCTGGACATGATGCAATATTCGCTGGCGATGTACTATATTATTGTGCCGGCAGAGTTGTCGTCAAATCTAGCGCGCTATGATGGCGTGCGCTATGGTCACCGAGCGGCTGAGATAAAAACGCTGGCGGAATTGTACGGCTGCAGCCGTAATGAAGGTTTTATGACGGAGAATAAGCGGCGGATTATGATTGGTAGCTTTGTGTTGTCGAGCGGCTTTTTTGACGCTTATTACATGCAGGCGCAAAAAGCGCGTACGCTACTCATCAACGAGTTTAAGCAGTTGTTTGCCGAGTACGACGCGCTGCTGACGCCAACGGCACCAACGCCGGCATTCAAACTTGGCGAGAACACTAGTGATCCGATCAAAATGTATTTGTCTGATATCATGACCGTGCCGGCCAGTCTGGCTGGACTACCGGCAATTTCCGTACCAGCTGGAAGCAACGATGAAGGATTACCGATCGGCGTGCAGCTAGTTGGTAATTACCGTTCGGACGGAAGCCTGCTGAAACTGGCGGCGGAAGTGGAGGTCATCTGA
- the gatC gene encoding Asp-tRNA(Asn)/Glu-tRNA(Gln) amidotransferase subunit GatC translates to MTTISTSDIQHLASLSSLALADDEVDGLRQDLENIISYIEQLSKLDTAGVEPTYQVTGLANVWREDEVQSGVSREALLNLAPEKQNNQVKVPQVL, encoded by the coding sequence ATGACAACTATTTCTACCAGTGACATTCAGCACTTGGCGAGTTTAAGTAGTCTGGCATTAGCCGATGATGAAGTTGATGGACTGCGCCAGGATTTGGAAAACATAATTAGCTACATTGAGCAGCTGAGTAAGCTTGACACAGCTGGCGTAGAGCCGACCTATCAAGTAACGGGGCTAGCGAATGTCTGGCGCGAAGATGAGGTCCAGTCAGGTGTTTCCAGGGAAGCGCTGCTTAACTTGGCACCCGAAAAACAGAATAATCAAGTGAAAGTGCCGCAGGTGCTGTGA
- the uvrB gene encoding excinuclease ABC subunit UvrB gives MSAFNLVSNYQPTGDQPTAIAQLVDGLERGEREQTLLGVTGSGKTFTMANIIARANVPTLVLAHNKTLAAQLFSEFKEFFPDNEVHYFVSYFDYYQPEAYIASSDTYIEKDSKINDEIDRLRHAATSALLTRRDVIIVASVSCIYGIGSPETYADMAIQLTVGERRVQDKFIRLLTDIQYKRNDVDFARGTFRVRGDVVDIFPAGQDTAVRVEFFGDEVERLTRIDPLTGEILDQPASLTIFPSSHYSTPRERIEKAIIGIEKEFDERLKWFESHDKLLEAQRLAQRTKYDLEMLKETGFVKGIENYSRYLTDREPGEQPATLIDYFPDDWLLLVDESHMTLPQVRGMYNGDRARKEVLVEHGFRLPSALDNRPLRFDEFDQHIHQAIYVSATPGDYEIAHSPKPAEQLIRPTGLLDPPIEVRPTEGQVDDLMEEIRQTIASGHRVLVTTLTKRMAEDLSAYLTDNGVKTAYLHSEIDTLERGDILKDLRLGTYDVLVGINLLREGLDLPEVSLVAIMDADKEGFLRSEQALIQTIGRAARHVDGRVLMYGDNVTDSMRRAIDETNRRRQIQQQYNEEHGITPQTIQKKIDDGLRSIIPQKESDKKPKLDLKKIPKDEYPALIKELTGQMELHSANLEFEKAAQLRDLIAEIRQTM, from the coding sequence ATGAGCGCCTTTAATCTCGTCTCCAACTATCAGCCGACCGGTGATCAGCCGACGGCGATTGCTCAGTTGGTGGACGGTTTGGAGCGGGGCGAGCGCGAGCAGACGTTGCTGGGCGTGACCGGTTCGGGTAAAACCTTTACCATGGCAAATATTATTGCCCGAGCCAACGTGCCGACACTGGTGTTGGCACATAATAAGACCTTGGCAGCGCAGCTGTTTTCTGAGTTTAAGGAGTTTTTTCCGGATAATGAGGTGCATTATTTCGTCAGCTATTTTGATTATTATCAGCCGGAGGCCTACATTGCGTCGAGCGATACCTACATTGAGAAGGACTCGAAAATCAATGATGAAATCGATCGACTGCGGCATGCCGCGACGTCGGCACTGTTAACGCGGCGCGATGTGATCATTGTGGCCAGTGTCAGCTGTATTTACGGCATCGGTTCGCCGGAGACGTATGCTGATATGGCCATTCAATTGACGGTCGGTGAGCGGCGGGTGCAGGATAAGTTTATTCGCTTGCTAACTGATATTCAGTATAAGCGTAACGACGTTGATTTTGCGCGCGGGACTTTCAGGGTGCGCGGCGACGTGGTAGATATTTTCCCAGCCGGGCAGGACACGGCGGTGCGAGTGGAATTTTTTGGCGATGAAGTTGAGAGACTCACGCGAATCGATCCGCTGACTGGCGAGATTTTGGATCAACCAGCTAGCCTGACGATTTTCCCGTCCAGTCACTACTCGACGCCGCGTGAACGAATTGAAAAAGCCATCATCGGCATCGAAAAAGAGTTTGACGAGCGACTGAAGTGGTTTGAGTCTCACGACAAATTGTTGGAGGCGCAGCGCCTAGCTCAGCGCACCAAATATGACCTAGAAATGCTCAAGGAAACTGGCTTTGTCAAAGGCATTGAGAATTATTCGCGCTATCTGACCGACCGTGAGCCGGGTGAGCAGCCGGCGACCTTGATTGATTATTTTCCGGACGATTGGCTGCTGCTGGTCGATGAGTCGCATATGACCTTGCCGCAAGTCCGCGGCATGTATAACGGCGACCGGGCGCGCAAGGAAGTGTTGGTGGAGCATGGGTTTCGTTTGCCGAGTGCGCTGGATAACCGCCCGCTGAGGTTTGATGAGTTTGATCAACATATTCACCAGGCGATTTATGTTTCCGCTACGCCGGGCGACTATGAAATTGCTCATTCGCCAAAGCCGGCTGAGCAGTTGATTCGGCCGACGGGGCTGCTTGATCCGCCGATTGAAGTGCGGCCAACTGAGGGGCAGGTCGATGATTTGATGGAGGAGATTCGCCAGACCATCGCTAGCGGTCACCGCGTACTGGTAACCACCTTGACCAAGCGCATGGCCGAGGACTTAAGCGCTTATCTGACGGACAATGGCGTGAAAACGGCGTATCTACACAGTGAAATTGACACGCTGGAGCGCGGCGATATTCTCAAAGATCTGCGGCTGGGGACGTACGATGTCTTGGTTGGTATCAATTTGCTGCGTGAAGGCTTGGATCTGCCGGAAGTAAGTCTGGTAGCGATTATGGATGCTGATAAAGAAGGGTTCCTCCGTAGTGAGCAGGCGCTGATTCAGACGATTGGCCGGGCGGCGCGGCACGTGGATGGGCGGGTGCTGATGTACGGCGACAATGTGACTGACAGTATGCGGCGGGCGATTGATGAGACGAATCGTCGTCGACAAATTCAGCAGCAATATAACGAAGAGCATGGCATCACGCCGCAAACCATCCAGAAGAAGATTGACGATGGCCTGCGCTCCATCATCCCGCAAAAAGAGTCGGACAAAAAGCCAAAGCTAGACTTAAAGAAGATTCCAAAGGACGAATATCCAGCGCTAATCAAGGAGTTGACTGGTCAAATGGAGCTACATAGCGCCAATCTAGAATTTGAAAAAGCCGCTCAGCTGCGTGATTTAATTGCAGAAATTCGCCAGACCATGTAG
- a CDS encoding TIGR00730 family Rossman fold protein, whose protein sequence is MTPQNTCIPRDVQLQAAMFRLGKMEDEIQSGYEILRKYQKTVTIFGSARTDPNSAYYDAAKETAEQLAKLGYAIVSGGGHGIMGAANEGANKAVQEGARAAGGESIAFNIRLPHEQEVNKYATEVFEFQHFAPRKIVMTMFANAYIYFPGGFGTLDELAEILTLIQTEKANRAPVILFDTAFWSDLDAFFRNHMLAEGAIVEKDLDIYTITDSVDEIIELVQANKTYC, encoded by the coding sequence ATGACTCCACAAAATACATGTATTCCGCGCGATGTACAGCTACAGGCTGCGATGTTCCGCCTCGGTAAGATGGAAGATGAAATCCAGAGTGGCTACGAAATTCTTCGGAAATATCAGAAAACAGTAACTATCTTTGGTTCAGCACGTACTGATCCAAATAGTGCTTATTATGACGCTGCAAAAGAAACAGCTGAGCAGTTAGCCAAGCTCGGTTACGCCATTGTTTCTGGTGGTGGACACGGCATCATGGGCGCCGCCAACGAAGGCGCTAATAAGGCCGTCCAAGAGGGAGCGCGAGCTGCTGGCGGTGAATCGATCGCATTCAATATTCGCCTGCCGCATGAACAGGAAGTTAATAAGTATGCTACCGAGGTGTTTGAGTTTCAGCACTTTGCCCCGCGGAAGATCGTCATGACGATGTTTGCTAATGCCTATATTTATTTCCCAGGCGGCTTCGGCACGTTGGATGAACTGGCGGAGATATTGACTCTGATCCAGACTGAAAAAGCCAACCGCGCACCGGTAATCTTGTTCGATACAGCGTTTTGGAGCGATTTGGACGCCTTTTTCCGCAATCATATGCTGGCCGAGGGAGCTATTGTCGAGAAAGACCTGGATATTTACACCATCACCGACAGCGTCGATGAGATCATTGAGCTGGTACAAGCAAATAAGACCTATTGCTGA
- a CDS encoding sugar kinase, translating to MARIITVGAGVQDVFLSQSDALAPVCDSPERCFAKLELGAKADVNQIHFSTGGGATNAAVTFARQGHEVMFLGVVGRDPAGQAVLDDLDAENVDTRYVRFSQKYNTGYSVLLLAPNGERTILTYRGASTHYHAADFTVADIEADWLYVSTLAGQMTVLDKVFREARAAGMKICFNPGKRELVQREKLMGLLGDVEVLALNKEEMQQLVPGDDLEQLVRRAKELVPVVLLTDGVNGSMASDGVTIVRAAMYEDVPAIDRTGAGDAFASGFLSQWAHGAQLKDAVVFASANSSSVVNHIGAKTGILYQGARLHAMPLSEKEF from the coding sequence ATGGCAAGAATTATTACTGTTGGTGCTGGTGTGCAGGATGTTTTTTTAAGCCAGTCAGACGCCTTGGCTCCGGTGTGCGACAGTCCAGAACGTTGTTTTGCTAAGTTAGAACTTGGTGCCAAGGCCGACGTCAACCAGATCCATTTTTCGACAGGTGGGGGTGCGACGAATGCCGCGGTAACCTTTGCCAGGCAGGGCCACGAAGTGATGTTTTTGGGCGTTGTCGGCCGTGATCCGGCTGGCCAAGCAGTGCTGGATGATCTGGACGCCGAGAATGTTGATACGCGATATGTTCGATTTTCCCAAAAATACAATACGGGCTACTCGGTATTGTTATTGGCGCCAAATGGTGAACGGACAATTTTGACGTATCGCGGCGCATCAACGCATTATCACGCGGCTGATTTTACCGTGGCGGATATTGAGGCTGATTGGCTATATGTGTCGACGCTAGCAGGTCAGATGACGGTCTTGGATAAGGTATTTCGTGAGGCACGAGCAGCTGGTATGAAAATTTGTTTTAATCCAGGTAAGCGAGAGCTAGTGCAGCGGGAGAAGTTAATGGGACTATTGGGTGATGTAGAAGTATTGGCATTAAATAAAGAAGAAATGCAGCAGTTGGTACCGGGTGATGATCTGGAACAATTAGTGCGGCGAGCGAAAGAGCTCGTGCCGGTGGTGTTGCTGACAGACGGCGTGAATGGCTCGATGGCGTCTGATGGTGTAACGATTGTCAGAGCAGCGATGTACGAGGATGTGCCAGCAATTGATCGGACTGGCGCAGGTGATGCATTTGCCAGTGGCTTTTTGAGTCAGTGGGCTCATGGCGCCCAGCTGAAGGACGCAGTAGTATTTGCCAGCGCAAATTCAAGCTCGGTCGTCAATCATATTGGTGCTAAAACCGGTATCTTATATCAAGGTGCGCGACTACATGCCATGCCACTAAGCGAAAAGGAGTTTTAA
- a CDS encoding class II fructose-bisphosphate aldolase has translation MGLTISDIRRNTTHARHLMQRTRAQHFAVGAFNIDNQETLIAVARAAQKLQSPVLVEVSDAEVKAMGLENVRDLVDNYKAEYGIEMYLNLDHGPTVEGCKRAIDAGYEFVHIDISQANHDASDEEIIAKTREVVEYAKFTGALVEAEPHYFWGSSNVHTEAIDYEEIKKTFSTPEGARDFVEATGIDTFAAAIGNLHGLYPVPKVLDLELLARIREALHCQISLHGGSGTPLHYFKAAAKIGVSKININSDMRYAFRTTLEKTLRENPNEYAIVKLMPPVYMAVQEVVETKIQAFGSAGKAVV, from the coding sequence ATGGGACTGACAATTTCTGACATTCGGCGCAATACCACGCATGCGCGCCATTTGATGCAGCGGACACGGGCGCAGCACTTTGCGGTCGGGGCGTTTAATATTGATAATCAAGAAACGCTGATCGCGGTGGCGCGAGCGGCGCAGAAGCTCCAATCGCCGGTGCTGGTGGAAGTATCGGATGCTGAAGTTAAAGCCATGGGGCTGGAGAACGTACGCGATTTGGTGGATAATTATAAGGCTGAATACGGCATTGAGATGTATTTGAACTTGGATCACGGTCCGACGGTGGAGGGCTGCAAGCGGGCGATTGACGCGGGTTATGAGTTTGTGCATATTGATATTTCCCAGGCAAATCATGATGCCTCGGATGAGGAAATCATTGCCAAAACTCGCGAAGTTGTCGAGTACGCCAAGTTCACTGGCGCGTTGGTGGAAGCCGAGCCGCATTATTTTTGGGGTTCGTCAAACGTCCATACCGAGGCGATTGACTATGAAGAAATTAAGAAAACCTTTTCCACGCCAGAGGGCGCGCGTGATTTCGTAGAGGCGACGGGAATTGACACTTTTGCGGCGGCGATTGGTAATTTGCACGGATTGTACCCGGTGCCGAAAGTGCTGGATTTGGAATTATTAGCGCGTATCCGCGAAGCGCTGCACTGCCAGATTTCGCTCCATGGCGGATCAGGCACGCCGCTGCATTATTTTAAGGCTGCGGCGAAAATTGGCGTTTCTAAAATTAACATTAATTCCGACATGCGCTACGCTTTCCGCACGACGCTGGAAAAAACCTTACGTGAAAATCCAAACGAATACGCCATCGTCAAACTAATGCCACCAGTGTACATGGCCGTTCAGGAGGTGGTTGAGACGAAAATTCAGGCCTTCGGTTCAGCCGGAAAGGCGGTGGTGTAA